The following coding sequences are from one Candidatus Nitrosopumilus sp. SW window:
- a CDS encoding DNA topoisomerase I: protein MKWKTLQHNGILFPPAYEAQGIKVKIKGEKVDLNLDQEEMIYQWAKKKDTPYAQDKVFQKNFTADFAKTLDSKFKKISYEDIDFSDAYKLVDKEKDLKEMMTKEEKKAIAAKRKELREELKAKYGVAIMDGKEVEVGNYMAEPPGIFIGRGEHPLRGRWKPRVTAKDVTLNLGKEAKVPEGKWGKIIHDKDSMWLASWMDFLTQKRKYVWLADTAGLKQDRDKAKYEKAVKLAKEIDKIKDRIVKDMKSSDPKISRIATACYLIYRTAMRVGDEKDPEEADTVGATTLRKEHIKITADAIEFDFLGKDSVRWQETVKAEGHDKQFQENLKKLVEKKKPKDEIFHDITSRHVNAYYSGIVKGLTAKVFRTYLATTVVKNYLVDHDNMKGKSDNEKLYHAKLANLEAAIMCNHKRTIPKTFEQSLQKKKDTLKSREKEKAWEKTQLTLKKVESTEPKTDAQKKSKEKRIKTLNEQIKKQKQKHKERIEKLKLQVDLSEKTRDYNLGTSLRNYIDPRVFKAWTDEVGVEWEKLYTSALQKKFLWVKNENTKWKEIK, encoded by the coding sequence ATGAAATGGAAAACACTACAACACAATGGAATCCTGTTTCCACCAGCCTATGAGGCACAAGGAATCAAGGTAAAGATCAAGGGAGAAAAAGTAGATCTCAATTTAGACCAAGAGGAGATGATTTACCAGTGGGCAAAAAAGAAAGACACTCCATATGCTCAAGACAAAGTTTTTCAAAAAAACTTTACAGCAGATTTTGCAAAAACTCTAGATTCTAAATTTAAAAAAATTTCATATGAAGATATTGATTTTTCAGATGCTTACAAACTAGTTGACAAAGAAAAAGATCTTAAAGAGATGATGACAAAAGAAGAGAAAAAAGCAATTGCTGCAAAGAGAAAGGAACTTCGTGAAGAGCTCAAAGCAAAATACGGAGTTGCAATAATGGATGGAAAAGAAGTCGAAGTTGGAAATTACATGGCAGAACCTCCAGGAATTTTCATTGGTAGAGGAGAACATCCATTACGTGGAAGATGGAAACCACGTGTTACTGCTAAAGATGTTACATTAAACCTTGGAAAAGAAGCAAAAGTACCTGAAGGAAAATGGGGAAAAATTATTCATGATAAAGATTCAATGTGGCTTGCAAGTTGGATGGATTTTCTTACACAAAAAAGAAAATATGTTTGGCTTGCAGATACTGCAGGACTAAAACAAGATAGGGACAAGGCAAAATATGAAAAAGCAGTTAAACTTGCAAAAGAGATTGACAAGATTAAAGATAGAATTGTCAAAGATATGAAAAGTTCAGATCCAAAAATTAGTAGAATTGCCACTGCATGTTATTTGATTTACAGAACTGCCATGAGGGTAGGAGACGAAAAGGATCCAGAAGAAGCAGATACTGTTGGTGCAACAACCCTAAGAAAAGAACACATCAAAATTACAGCAGATGCAATAGAGTTTGACTTCTTGGGAAAAGACAGTGTGAGATGGCAAGAGACAGTAAAAGCAGAAGGACACGACAAACAATTCCAAGAAAACCTCAAAAAATTAGTAGAAAAGAAAAAACCAAAAGATGAGATCTTCCACGATATTACTTCACGACATGTTAATGCATATTATTCAGGTATAGTAAAGGGACTAACTGCAAAGGTATTCAGAACATATCTGGCAACAACAGTAGTCAAGAACTATCTAGTAGACCATGATAACATGAAAGGAAAGTCAGATAATGAAAAACTATACCACGCAAAATTGGCAAATCTTGAAGCAGCGATAATGTGTAACCATAAAAGAACCATTCCAAAAACATTCGAGCAATCATTACAAAAAAAGAAGGATACTCTCAAAAGTAGAGAAAAAGAAAAAGCATGGGAAAAGACTCAACTTACACTCAAAAAGGTAGAATCAACTGAACCAAAAACAGACGCTCAGAAAAAGAGCAAGGAAAAGAGAATCAAGACACTAAATGAGCAAATCAAAAAACAAAAACAAAAACACAAAGAAAGAATTGAGAAACTAAAATTACAAGTTGACCTGTCTGAGAAAACCAGAGATTATAATCTTGGAACATCACTTAGAAATTACATTGACCCACGTGTTTTCAAAGCATGGACAGATGAAGTAGGCGTAGAATGGGAAAAATTATACACATCTGCACTTCAAAAGAAATTCCTTTGGGTCAAGAATGAAAATACAAAGTGGAAAGAAATTAAATAA
- a CDS encoding site-specific DNA-methyltransferase, whose protein sequence is MKKIEINKIYNQNCVDGMNSIPKNKIDLVITDPPFAINFKAKKANYNRTSSHVLSGYNEIKPEDYYDFTFSWMSEVFRILKDSGSMYVFSGWNNLKDILRALDDVGFTTINHIIWKYQFGVVTKKKFVTSHYHCLYVCKDDKKRKFFPFSRFKKEDKTKDGRSLHYKDKEDVWDIKREYWTGDEKTPTKLPSELIQKLLEYSSEKKDIVLDPFLGSGQVAVVSKSLGRRYLGFEIVPDYYKFAKKRLDKDLYRIKKSK, encoded by the coding sequence ATGAAAAAAATCGAGATTAACAAAATTTACAATCAAAACTGTGTTGATGGGATGAACTCTATTCCTAAAAACAAAATTGATTTGGTTATCACCGATCCTCCTTTTGCCATAAATTTCAAGGCAAAAAAGGCAAATTATAACAGAACCTCATCACATGTCCTCTCTGGATATAATGAAATCAAACCTGAGGACTATTATGATTTTACATTTTCGTGGATGAGTGAAGTTTTTCGAATCTTAAAGGACTCTGGAAGCATGTATGTCTTTTCTGGATGGAATAACCTCAAAGATATTTTGAGAGCATTAGATGATGTTGGGTTTACTACCATTAATCACATCATTTGGAAGTATCAGTTTGGTGTAGTTACAAAAAAGAAATTTGTCACATCTCACTATCATTGTCTTTATGTCTGCAAAGATGACAAAAAACGAAAGTTCTTTCCCTTTTCTAGGTTCAAAAAAGAGGACAAAACTAAGGATGGCCGCAGTCTTCACTACAAAGACAAAGAAGACGTTTGGGACATCAAAAGAGAATACTGGACTGGTGATGAAAAAACCCCAACCAAACTTCCTTCTGAATTAATCCAAAAACTCTTGGAATACTCTAGTGAAAAAAAAGACATTGTGCTTGATCCTTTTCTTGGTTCCGGACAGGTTGCAGTTGTAAGCAAATCTCTTGGTAGGAGATATCTTGGATTTGAAATTGTTCCTGATTACTACAAGTTTGCAAAAAAGCGACTTGACAAAGATCTGTATCGAATTAAAAAATCAAAATAA
- a CDS encoding winged helix-turn-helix domain-containing protein, whose protein sequence is MANQLLEFKEILRSRKVSEQRKPDKQTRKLLFYLFTSTRGGFTRLRIIMSLLDKPYNTHQLSQELELDYKAIQHHMKVLEKNNMVSKIGEKYGAIFHLSNFLEINISALDEAIDKLDRKMNYKKVYL, encoded by the coding sequence ATGGCAAATCAATTATTAGAATTCAAAGAAATTCTTAGATCTAGAAAAGTCTCAGAACAAAGAAAACCCGATAAACAAACTAGAAAATTACTCTTTTACTTGTTTACAAGTACTAGAGGGGGATTTACCAGACTACGAATCATCATGAGTCTTCTAGACAAACCTTACAACACTCATCAACTCTCACAAGAACTTGAACTTGATTACAAAGCCATACAACATCATATGAAAGTCCTTGAGAAAAACAATATGGTGTCAAAAATTGGTGAGAAATATGGCGCAATATTTCACTTGTCAAACTTTCTTGAAATCAATATCTCTGCTCTCGATGAGGCAATCGATAAACTAGATAGAAAGATGAATTACAAGAAAGTCTATCTTTGA
- a CDS encoding MFS transporter — translation MNKVLILVNITGLIIGISYGLHGPILPVFAKNVIGATYSELGLIGLANFIPYMFIPLFVGILLDRFNNGYLLALGTAINSASIYLLSIAQSVPEIMGFRIMTGVAHAFFWPPCESIISNESTEKSRVKNISWFTMFFVIGFMVGPLLGTVFLENLDTSYRILFQITSFILATALISSILVSRKSVRNHHEHFSFSSIKEMKRFPEVIILLLFCTSSFGIILTIYPAFLNDNGMTDTDILLLFFVFGISRVVSLALAGKFARKTSQTLIAAVFAVSAGLAISVVADSIITFGIALVLMGFGFSIFFPLTLEIILSKTKKGISGKIIGAYETVFGMGWAIGPTLGGPITQSLGDNTPYLIFCVIGIGVALLAIITRKKLEPQRVLY, via the coding sequence ATGAACAAAGTTCTGATTCTAGTTAACATCACAGGTCTAATCATTGGAATTTCTTATGGATTGCATGGACCAATTCTTCCAGTATTTGCAAAAAATGTCATAGGTGCAACATATTCAGAACTAGGATTAATCGGATTAGCTAATTTCATTCCTTACATGTTCATTCCGTTGTTTGTAGGTATTCTTCTTGACAGATTTAACAACGGATATCTTTTGGCTTTGGGAACTGCAATTAATTCTGCATCAATTTACCTTCTATCAATTGCACAATCAGTTCCAGAAATAATGGGATTCAGGATTATGACAGGTGTGGCACATGCATTTTTCTGGCCACCATGTGAATCCATCATATCAAATGAAAGTACAGAGAAAAGCAGAGTAAAAAACATCTCATGGTTTACAATGTTTTTTGTAATTGGGTTCATGGTAGGGCCGTTACTAGGCACAGTGTTTTTGGAAAACCTCGATACCAGTTATAGAATACTATTTCAAATCACATCATTCATTCTGGCCACAGCACTAATTTCATCAATTCTTGTTTCAAGAAAGAGTGTAAGAAATCATCATGAACATTTCTCATTTTCATCAATCAAAGAAATGAAGAGGTTTCCTGAAGTCATAATTTTATTGCTTTTTTGTACATCCTCTTTTGGAATAATTCTGACAATTTATCCAGCATTTCTAAATGACAACGGGATGACAGATACAGACATTTTGTTATTGTTTTTTGTTTTTGGAATTTCACGGGTGGTATCATTGGCACTTGCAGGAAAATTTGCAAGAAAAACAAGTCAGACCTTAATTGCAGCAGTTTTTGCAGTTTCAGCAGGACTAGCAATTTCAGTAGTAGCTGATTCAATCATTACTTTTGGAATCGCATTGGTTTTGATGGGATTTGGTTTTAGTATATTTTTCCCATTAACATTAGAGATAATTCTAAGCAAGACGAAAAAAGGAATTTCAGGTAAAATTATTGGCGCATATGAAACAGTTTTTGGAATGGGTTGGGCAATAGGACCTACTCTTGGAGGTCCAATAACACAATCTTTAGGAGACAATACACCATATCTGATATTTTGTGTAATAGGAATTGGAGTGGCACTACTTGCAATTATTACTAGAAAGAAACTAGAGCCGCAAAGAGTATTGTATTAG
- a CDS encoding class I SAM-dependent methyltransferase — protein sequence MGLGSNYWGEVIEVLREIIPVYDKVNSIISLGKDVEHRNRGISNRVLPGNKILDAGSGFGNMSKTALKLTDGKISVTLYDPLVPMLKNTGSHFEKTPDMANGVFEHIPFRDEEFDAVLCGYSLRDAINLRIAISEIHRVLKKEGRFVIVDLGKPDSSFIRAGVAFYLRCILPILAFTAGGKLGLKFGTLYGTFKRWPQNKKLEGLLLEKFSRVEFEKDLMGGAIMVAAYK from the coding sequence ATGGGTTTAGGAAGTAATTATTGGGGAGAAGTAATTGAAGTACTTCGTGAAATTATTCCAGTTTATGACAAAGTAAATTCAATCATATCATTAGGAAAAGATGTTGAGCACCGTAATCGCGGAATTTCAAACAGAGTTCTTCCAGGAAATAAAATACTTGATGCAGGTTCAGGATTTGGTAACATGTCAAAGACGGCATTGAAACTAACTGATGGAAAAATTTCAGTGACACTTTATGATCCCCTAGTTCCAATGCTAAAGAATACAGGTTCACATTTTGAAAAAACTCCAGACATGGCAAATGGTGTTTTTGAACACATTCCATTTAGAGATGAAGAGTTTGATGCAGTGTTGTGTGGTTATTCCCTAAGAGATGCAATAAATCTCAGAATTGCAATCTCGGAAATTCACAGAGTCTTGAAAAAAGAGGGGAGATTTGTGATAGTAGATTTGGGAAAACCGGATAGTTCATTCATCAGAGCAGGAGTTGCATTTTATCTCAGATGCATCCTACCAATTCTTGCATTTACTGCAGGAGGTAAACTGGGATTAAAGTTTGGAACACTCTATGGAACTTTCAAGAGATGGCCACAAAACAAAAAGCTAGAAGGTTTGTTGTTAGAGAAATTCTCAAGAGTAGAATTTGAGAAAGATCTTATGGGTGGAGCAATAATGGTTGCAGCATACAAATGA
- a CDS encoding SDR family oxidoreductase, which translates to MEKVALVTGSSSGIGLETALALAKDGYHTFASMRDLSKAGELENAAKKDNLPIEVIELDVDKEESIVSAIKKVIDSAGRLDVLVNNAGYGQFGCTEDVTVDDFRKQFETNFFSIVRIIQEVAPIMRNQNSGNIINISSVVGRMGLPGSPAYISSKFALEGLGECLRYELGQFGIKTTLIEPGVIKTNFFESMRVPDSKTDPKYKELTDHILAGLKMMVQMGTAPSQVAEVIVKAIHDKEMLPRYVVGTDAVMFMEAKKMKTDLEFEKYMSKELFPG; encoded by the coding sequence ATGGAAAAAGTAGCTCTTGTAACTGGAAGTTCTTCTGGAATAGGATTAGAGACAGCATTAGCACTTGCAAAAGATGGATATCACACATTTGCCAGTATGCGAGATTTATCAAAAGCAGGAGAATTAGAAAATGCTGCAAAAAAAGACAATCTACCAATTGAAGTAATAGAGCTTGATGTTGATAAAGAAGAATCAATAGTATCGGCAATTAAAAAAGTAATAGACTCTGCAGGAAGATTAGATGTTTTAGTAAATAATGCAGGATATGGTCAGTTTGGATGTACTGAAGATGTAACAGTTGATGATTTTAGAAAACAATTTGAAACTAATTTCTTCAGCATTGTGAGAATTATTCAAGAAGTTGCACCAATTATGAGAAATCAGAATTCAGGAAATATCATCAACATTAGTTCTGTTGTGGGAAGAATGGGACTTCCAGGATCTCCAGCATACATTAGTTCAAAGTTTGCATTAGAGGGGTTGGGAGAATGTTTACGATATGAATTAGGTCAGTTTGGAATCAAGACCACTCTAATTGAGCCAGGAGTGATAAAGACAAACTTTTTTGAATCAATGAGAGTTCCAGATTCAAAGACGGATCCAAAATACAAGGAATTAACAGACCATATTCTAGCAGGACTAAAGATGATGGTTCAGATGGGAACTGCACCATCACAAGTAGCAGAAGTGATTGTCAAGGCAATTCATGATAAGGAGATGCTTCCAAGATATGTCGTTGGAACAGATGCTGTAATGTTCATGGAGGCAAAAAAGATGAAAACAGACCTAGAATTTGAGAAATACATGAGTAAAGAGCTCTTTCCAGGATAA
- a CDS encoding archaeal proteasome endopeptidase complex subunit alpha: MMASRGYDMTPTMYSPDGRIYQVEYAIETVKRGTLAIGVLSKEGVIMAVEEKPRTLQSTDVTQKIFQVDYHIGVAAAGYIPDARVQVDNARFFSQGNRMTYDESVEVATVAKHLADQAHQFTQYGGVRPNGVSMIIAGVDQKGESIYVTDPSGTYVQFAAIAIGAGSDDVNAFLEKNYRDDLSLEDAAALAIAAINLKAEKKEGISDIKMAKISTESKIFEKVSEADLEKYSQNASKFVP; the protein is encoded by the coding sequence ATGATGGCATCACGTGGTTACGATATGACCCCTACCATGTATTCTCCAGACGGTAGAATTTACCAAGTCGAATATGCTATTGAGACTGTAAAAAGAGGAACTTTAGCAATTGGTGTGCTTAGTAAAGAAGGAGTCATCATGGCAGTTGAGGAAAAACCTCGTACATTACAAAGTACAGATGTTACACAGAAAATTTTCCAAGTAGATTATCACATTGGTGTTGCTGCAGCAGGATACATTCCAGATGCACGTGTTCAAGTTGACAATGCAAGATTCTTCTCACAAGGAAATAGAATGACCTATGATGAATCAGTAGAGGTTGCCACTGTTGCAAAACATCTAGCAGACCAAGCTCATCAATTTACTCAGTATGGAGGAGTTCGTCCAAATGGTGTTTCGATGATTATTGCAGGTGTTGACCAAAAAGGTGAATCAATCTATGTAACTGATCCTAGCGGAACTTATGTTCAATTTGCAGCAATTGCTATTGGAGCAGGTTCAGATGATGTAAATGCATTCTTGGAGAAAAATTATAGAGATGATTTGAGTTTAGAAGATGCAGCAGCATTGGCAATTGCAGCAATTAATCTAAAGGCAGAGAAAAAAGAAGGAATCAGTGACATCAAGATGGCAAAAATTTCAACTGAATCCAAAATCTTTGAAAAAGTATCTGAAGCAGACTTGGAAAAATATTCTCAAAACGCATCAAAGTTTGTTCCTTAG
- a CDS encoding P-II family nitrogen regulator, whose protein sequence is MKKIETIVPSGKKDEVIAAIKKVGVGGVTVHQVQGQGAQDPPLVGEFFSRDMIICVADDPKVDEIINAIANVACTGTKGDGKVFVTEVVDALDICTKKRGTMDI, encoded by the coding sequence ATGAAGAAAATTGAAACAATAGTTCCATCTGGAAAGAAAGATGAAGTTATTGCTGCTATCAAAAAAGTTGGTGTAGGTGGTGTAACTGTTCATCAAGTTCAAGGCCAAGGTGCACAAGATCCTCCTCTAGTTGGAGAGTTCTTTAGCAGAGACATGATAATCTGTGTAGCTGACGATCCTAAAGTAGATGAAATCATCAACGCAATCGCAAATGTTGCATGTACTGGAACCAAAGGTGACGGTAAAGTCTTTGTAACTGAAGTTGTTGATGCATTAGATATCTGCACAAAAAAACGTGGAACAATGGATATCTAA
- a CDS encoding DEAD/DEAH box helicase, translating into MKLSCPKCKSRIEIQKTFNKKMHVSCSNCGIEDLLEFSKNVDEVFLEFLSRYDKGLVTEKGLSEGLKDEGIVRDESEIKSMIGKNKPDKITEEILFSKKDYVSQYKVLSNPEPKMGCKIDDLGLDESITEHLNELGIEQFYKFQEEAITEITYGENVVIEAPTASGKTEAFLIPVIQRIKKDSNEGNVFAIFVYPTKALARDQFPKIKKFAQKIGVRVEVFDGDTKQNDRREIIENPPQILVTNFDVLHYHMWHQTKFSSILASTKILVTDEAHVYSGIFGSNVHYIIKRLKRICTNKLQFVAASATLEDAKEFCEKLFGEKMQKIQGSGKKGQTDFAMLFPSLRTQRALMVELTKKLTEKKHKTMVFNNSHLNSELLAIQAKKQKVNIKVHRAGLMANYRTFVEKQFKEDILDAISCTPTLELGIDVGNVDCVISSTIPVNRLIQRIGRAARKGQRGYAFLALGNDPISQYYKNHPDDYFEDTEKTYIDPKNPFVEEFQVLAMACDRPISKHELKEHQDVIEHHIIKENLKEFNNRIIPNFDKINSLLNEYSIRGIGKSIDIFLNGKKVGDRILPIALEELHKDAIYFLAGIRYKVKEFDYPEKNYAKIEKIPRDYPYYTKSLTEEWPTIETVFERRVANGVEIAFCKLHIEKKVYGYVNIELGQEVTQGEKVLLDTPLEYDFVTKGIVFHAPRPLKVMGESEDEEYTEASGYHATEHVVIEGSNMITGGVSQDLGGISLGTSGLIFIYDGAIGGSGASKALYDRFEQALERSMFIVKECPCKNEAGCPRCTFSYRCGNNNEYLHKYSALEILERINNGEKTQLVDPTEGDRPLV; encoded by the coding sequence TTGAAGTTATCATGTCCAAAATGCAAGTCCAGAATTGAGATTCAAAAGACTTTCAATAAAAAAATGCATGTATCATGTAGTAATTGTGGAATTGAGGATCTGTTAGAATTCTCAAAAAATGTTGATGAGGTGTTTTTGGAGTTTCTTTCAAGATATGACAAGGGATTGGTCACAGAAAAGGGACTATCTGAAGGACTCAAAGATGAAGGGATTGTCAGGGATGAAAGTGAAATTAAAAGTATGATTGGTAAAAACAAGCCAGACAAAATAACTGAAGAGATATTATTTTCAAAAAAAGACTATGTTTCACAATACAAGGTTTTGAGTAATCCTGAGCCTAAAATGGGCTGTAAAATTGATGATTTGGGACTAGATGAATCAATCACAGAGCATCTAAATGAATTAGGAATTGAGCAATTTTACAAATTCCAAGAAGAGGCAATAACTGAAATTACATATGGCGAAAATGTAGTAATTGAGGCTCCAACTGCCTCAGGAAAAACAGAAGCATTTTTGATTCCAGTAATTCAAAGAATAAAAAAAGATTCCAATGAGGGAAATGTTTTTGCAATTTTTGTTTATCCAACAAAAGCACTTGCACGAGACCAGTTCCCCAAAATCAAAAAGTTTGCACAGAAAATTGGAGTCAGAGTGGAGGTCTTTGATGGAGACACAAAACAAAATGACAGAAGAGAGATTATTGAAAATCCACCACAAATTCTTGTAACAAACTTTGATGTGCTACATTACCATATGTGGCACCAAACAAAATTCTCATCAATTTTGGCATCTACAAAAATTCTAGTCACAGATGAGGCTCATGTATACTCAGGAATTTTTGGTTCTAATGTTCATTATATCATAAAGAGACTCAAAAGAATTTGCACAAACAAATTACAATTTGTTGCAGCATCTGCTACACTTGAGGATGCCAAAGAATTTTGTGAGAAATTGTTTGGAGAAAAGATGCAGAAAATTCAAGGTTCAGGAAAAAAAGGGCAGACAGACTTTGCGATGTTATTTCCATCACTTCGAACTCAAAGGGCTTTGATGGTAGAACTCACAAAGAAACTTACTGAGAAAAAACACAAGACTATGGTCTTTAACAATTCACATCTCAATTCTGAACTTTTAGCAATTCAGGCAAAAAAGCAAAAGGTCAACATCAAAGTTCACAGAGCAGGATTAATGGCAAATTATCGTACATTTGTTGAAAAGCAGTTCAAAGAGGATATTCTTGATGCAATTTCATGTACTCCCACGCTTGAATTAGGCATAGATGTAGGAAATGTTGATTGTGTGATTTCATCGACCATCCCAGTAAATCGACTAATTCAGAGAATTGGAAGGGCAGCAAGAAAAGGGCAACGAGGGTATGCATTTTTGGCTTTAGGAAATGACCCAATCTCACAATATTACAAGAATCATCCAGATGATTATTTTGAAGATACTGAAAAAACATACATCGATCCCAAAAATCCATTTGTTGAGGAATTCCAAGTATTAGCAATGGCATGCGATAGACCAATCTCAAAACATGAACTCAAAGAGCACCAGGATGTAATTGAACATCACATCATCAAAGAGAATCTAAAAGAATTCAACAACAGAATAATTCCTAATTTTGATAAAATCAATTCTCTTCTAAACGAATACAGCATTAGAGGAATAGGAAAATCAATTGATATTTTCTTAAATGGAAAAAAAGTCGGAGATAGAATATTACCAATTGCATTAGAGGAATTACACAAAGATGCAATCTATTTTCTTGCAGGAATTCGTTACAAGGTAAAAGAGTTTGATTATCCAGAAAAAAATTATGCAAAGATTGAGAAAATTCCAAGAGACTATCCATATTATACAAAATCACTTACTGAAGAGTGGCCTACAATTGAGACAGTGTTTGAGAGAAGAGTAGCAAATGGAGTCGAAATTGCATTTTGTAAATTACATATTGAGAAAAAAGTATACGGATACGTCAACATTGAACTCGGGCAAGAAGTTACACAAGGAGAGAAAGTTCTACTGGACACACCACTAGAATATGATTTTGTTACAAAGGGCATTGTCTTTCATGCACCAAGACCTCTCAAAGTAATGGGAGAGTCTGAGGATGAAGAATATACTGAAGCCAGTGGATATCATGCAACAGAGCATGTTGTAATTGAAGGAAGTAACATGATAACAGGAGGAGTGTCTCAAGATTTGGGAGGAATATCACTGGGCACATCAGGCTTGATTTTCATCTACGATGGAGCCATTGGTGGAAGTGGTGCAAGTAAGGCACTATATGACAGATTTGAGCAAGCCCTTGAGAGAAGCATGTTCATCGTAAAAGAATGTCCATGCAAAAATGAAGCTGGATGTCCAAGATGCACATTTTCATACAGATGTGGAAATAACAACGAGTATTTGCACAAGTATTCAGCATTAGAGATTTTAGAGAGGATCAATAATGGTGAAAAAACACAACTAGTTGATCCTACAGAAGGAGACAGACCGTTAGTATAA
- a CDS encoding twin-arginine translocase TatA/TatE family subunit → MIDYSLNVGGSEWIIIIFVALVLILGTGKLPGAARKLGKAVNEYNKAKNDIQQSMKEVTEEAPKISGPVESERQKLETIAKSIGVKVDGKTDDELRKIISDKIGQRKIDEPENNQ, encoded by the coding sequence ATGATAGATTATTCACTAAATGTAGGAGGTAGTGAATGGATAATCATAATTTTTGTTGCGCTAGTTTTGATTTTAGGAACAGGTAAACTTCCAGGGGCAGCACGGAAACTTGGAAAAGCAGTAAATGAATACAACAAGGCAAAAAATGACATTCAACAAAGCATGAAAGAAGTCACAGAAGAAGCACCAAAGATTTCAGGACCAGTGGAATCAGAGAGACAAAAACTAGAGACCATTGCAAAATCAATAGGAGTCAAAGTTGATGGAAAAACAGATGATGAATTAAGAAAAATTATTTCAGATAAAATTGGCCAAAGGAAAATAGACGAGCCAGAAAACAATCAATGA